From the genome of Aeromonas hydrophila subsp. hydrophila ATCC 7966:
ATCGAACAGCACCAGATGGCTGGCAAACTGGAAGTTGCGACCCTCTGAGCCAATCTCGGAGCAGAGCAGCACCTGAGCGCCCCCCTCTTGCTGAGCGAAATAGGCTGAGGCTTTGTCTCGCTCGAGGATAGACATCCCTTCATGGAACACGGCCCCACGGATCCCTTCACGGGTACGCAGCGCCTCTTCCAGCGCGATGGCGGTGGCAGCTTCGGAGCAGATCACCAGTACCTTCTGCTGGCGGGCAGAGAGCAGCAGTTCCAGCAACCATTCGACGCGGGGGTCGAACTGAGTCCAGGTAGCGTTGTCGCCTTCGAATTGCTGGAAGATCTTCTCCGGATAGAGGTAGCGCAGGGCGCGGGTCTGCAGATCGCCGCCATTGCCACCCATCATGCCCATCACCTTGATGGCGGTCTTGTACTGCTCTGGCAGCGGCATGGGGTAGACGTTGAGGTGACGCTCGGGGAAGCCCTGAATATTGGCGCGGCTGTTACGGAACAGCACCCGGCCGGTGCCGTGCTGGTCCAGCAGCTTGGCGACCGCCTGCTGACGGGCAGCTGCATCGCTCAAGTCCAGCCCTTCCAGCTGGCTGGCAAGGATTCTTTTAGCTTCATCGCTCAGGGTCTCGCCATCCAGCAGCTCTTGCGCTGCGCTGGCGACCTGACCATAGGCCTGCTCCTCGGCGAGGAAGGCGTCGTAGTCGTAGAAACGTTCCGGGTCGAGCAGGCGCAGACGGGCAAAGTGGCTCTGGTGGCCCAGCTGATCCGGGGTGGCGGTCAGCAGCAGCACGCCCGGCACCTGTTCGGCCAGCGCTTCGACCATCTCATAGGCACGGCTCGGCGCCTCTTCGCTCCACTCCAGATGGTGGGCTTCGTCGACAACCAGCAGATCCCACTCGGCTTCCAGCACCTGTTCGAAGCGACGACGCTTCTTGCGCAGGAAGTCGAGACTGCAGATCACCAGCTGTTCGGTCTCGAAGGGGTTCTCCGCATCGGCGAACGCCTCGATGCAGCGCTCCTCGTCAAACAGAGAGAAGTGCAGGTTGAAGCGGCGCAGCATTTCAACCAGCCACTGGTGCTGGAGAGTCTCGGGCAGCAGAATGAGCACGCGATGGGCGCGGCCGGAGAGCAACTGCTGGTGAATGATCATGCCTGCTTCGATGGTCTTGCCCAGACCTACCTCATCGGCCAGCAATACACGCGGGGCGTAGCGGTGACCTACTTCATGGGCGATATAGAGCTGGTGCGGGATCAGGCTGACCCGGCCACCGGCCAGACCGCGAGTCGGGTTGCGGCGACGTTGGTGCTGGTTGATCAACGCCTCGTAGCGCAGGGTAAAGCGGGACATCCGGTCAATCTGGCCGGCGAACAGGCGATCCTGCGGCTTGTTGAACTTGATGAAGTTGTTGAGAAACACTTCCTTGAGGGCAACGGGCTCATCATTGTCGGTACGCACACCGACATATATAAGCAGGCCGTCTTTCTCCTGCACTTCTTCGACCGTCATGGTCCAGTCTTCGTGACTGGCTATCTGATCGCCCACATTGAAGCTGACCCGGGTCACCGGCGCCTCTTCTTTGGCATACATGCGGTTTTCACCGGTAGCCGGAAACAACAGGGTAACCATGCGTCCTTCAACAGCAACGACAGTCCCCAACCCCAGATCCGTCTCTGTATCACTAATCCAACGCTGGCCAAGTGCAAAAGGCATTAAACTCTCCAAAGCCCAAGAGTGTGTGAATCGCAAAGGGGCGCTATGTTACCCGAAGGCGTGAGCGCGATCACCATGGATATAGAGGTGGCAGGCGTCATTCATCGGGTGGGTCGAACCGACGTGCTCACCTATGGCTAAAGATAGAGGGATGTCGCTATATGGAGGCAAAATTGCTGAATAAGACATCCATTTGGGTGATTGTTGAGCGGTTGAGCTGTTTTA
Proteins encoded in this window:
- the rapA gene encoding RNA polymerase-associated protein RapA, which gives rise to MPFALGQRWISDTETDLGLGTVVAVEGRMVTLLFPATGENRMYAKEEAPVTRVSFNVGDQIASHEDWTMTVEEVQEKDGLLIYVGVRTDNDEPVALKEVFLNNFIKFNKPQDRLFAGQIDRMSRFTLRYEALINQHQRRRNPTRGLAGGRVSLIPHQLYIAHEVGHRYAPRVLLADEVGLGKTIEAGMIIHQQLLSGRAHRVLILLPETLQHQWLVEMLRRFNLHFSLFDEERCIEAFADAENPFETEQLVICSLDFLRKKRRRFEQVLEAEWDLLVVDEAHHLEWSEEAPSRAYEMVEALAEQVPGVLLLTATPDQLGHQSHFARLRLLDPERFYDYDAFLAEEQAYGQVASAAQELLDGETLSDEAKRILASQLEGLDLSDAAARQQAVAKLLDQHGTGRVLFRNSRANIQGFPERHLNVYPMPLPEQYKTAIKVMGMMGGNGGDLQTRALRYLYPEKIFQQFEGDNATWTQFDPRVEWLLELLLSARQQKVLVICSEAATAIALEEALRTREGIRGAVFHEGMSILERDKASAYFAQQEGGAQVLLCSEIGSEGRNFQFASHLVLFDLPLNPDLLEQRIGRLDRIGQQNTVEIHVPYLEGTSQRALQLWYHDGLDAFEQTCPTARPVFEAVRDELFELLAANTGDQAPLDALLVKTRELHEPLKARLEQGRDRLLEIHSSGGAAAQQLVDKLAAEDDDTGMISFALKMFDEIGVNQDDRGENALVLTPGDHMLVSSFPGLPQDGMTITFDRNTALSRDDMALLSWDHPMMRGGIDLILGSEIGATSVALLKNKALPIGSILLELIFVAESAAHPQLYRFMPPTPIRLLMDKNGQNLGEKVAFDAFNRQLTPVNRHLGSKLVTASQPVIHGLIGKGQAIAEELKGGIVDKARAQMAQTLQQDLDRLEALKAVNPNVRDSELDYLRNLQAELHHLIDQTQLKLDAIRFIVVTHN